In one window of Maribacter sp. BPC-D8 DNA:
- a CDS encoding citrate synthase, with product MSDKAILEYNGEKYEFPVIKGTENELAIDIKTLRSATNGIITIDPGFKNTGSCESAITFLDGEKGILRYRGYSIEELAEKADFLEVAYALIFGELPNTEELAKFHKDIKDESHVDEEMKKILDGFPKSAHPMGVLSSLTSALIAFNPSTVDVSSDEDMYHSIVRILAKFPVLVAWTLRKKKGLPLDYGDDSLGYVENIHKMMFKRPNQEYKQNKVVIDALDKLLILHADHEQNCSTSTVRIVGSSHAGLFASLSAGISALWGPLHGGANQAVLEMLEAIEADGGDTKKYMAKAKDKSDPFRLMGFGHRVYKNFDPRAKIIKVAADEVLADLGIDDPILEIAKGLEKEALEDPYFVDRKLYPNVDFYSGIIYRALGIPTEMFTVMFALGRLPGWIAQWREMRLNGEPIGRPRQVYTGENLRSFVELDKR from the coding sequence ATGTCAGACAAAGCTATTTTAGAATATAATGGTGAAAAATATGAGTTTCCTGTAATTAAGGGAACCGAAAACGAACTTGCAATCGATATCAAAACTTTGCGTTCGGCTACCAATGGAATTATAACTATTGATCCAGGTTTTAAAAACACAGGATCTTGTGAAAGTGCTATTACTTTTTTAGATGGTGAAAAAGGAATTTTACGTTATAGAGGTTACTCAATTGAAGAGTTAGCTGAGAAAGCTGATTTCTTAGAAGTAGCTTATGCTTTAATATTTGGTGAATTACCAAATACAGAAGAACTAGCGAAATTTCATAAAGACATTAAAGATGAATCTCATGTAGATGAAGAGATGAAAAAGATTTTGGATGGTTTTCCAAAATCAGCACATCCAATGGGTGTGTTATCTTCTTTGACTAGTGCATTGATTGCATTTAATCCATCAACGGTTGATGTAAGTTCTGATGAAGATATGTACCACTCAATTGTACGTATTCTGGCTAAATTCCCAGTTCTTGTAGCTTGGACATTGCGTAAAAAGAAAGGTCTTCCGTTAGATTACGGTGATGATAGTTTAGGCTATGTAGAGAACATTCATAAAATGATGTTTAAGCGCCCTAATCAAGAGTATAAGCAGAATAAGGTTGTTATAGATGCTTTAGATAAGTTATTGATATTACATGCTGATCATGAGCAAAACTGTTCTACTAGTACTGTTCGTATTGTAGGTTCTTCTCATGCTGGTTTATTTGCATCTTTATCTGCAGGTATTTCTGCTCTTTGGGGTCCATTACATGGTGGTGCAAACCAAGCGGTATTAGAAATGCTTGAAGCTATTGAAGCGGATGGTGGCGATACTAAAAAATACATGGCTAAGGCGAAAGATAAGTCTGATCCTTTTAGATTAATGGGCTTCGGTCATAGAGTGTATAAAAACTTCGATCCTCGTGCTAAGATTATTAAAGTAGCTGCTGATGAAGTATTGGCAGATTTAGGTATAGATGATCCAATTCTTGAAATTGCAAAAGGTTTAGAGAAAGAAGCACTTGAAGATCCATACTTTGTTGATAGAAAATTATACCCTAACGTAGATTTCTATTCAGGTATTATTTATAGAGCATTAGGCATACCAACAGAAATGTTTACGGTAATGTTCGCTTTAGGTAGATTACCAGGGTGGATTGCTCAATGGAGAGAAATGAGATTGAATGGTGAGCCAATTGGTAGACCAAGACAAGTATATACTGGTGAAAATTTAAGATCTTTTGTCGAACTGGACAAAAGGTAG
- a CDS encoding glycogen synthase, whose protein sequence is MNNFLFVSAENDAIPDCKAGGMGDVVRDVPREISKRGDKVHVVVPSYSRLHKNGIFKTKLEFSLRGMPYTAELYEVIPKRVDKNITHYVIHHPEISEGGIAHIYHDDPTEPFFNDFIKFIIFCTATAEAIKIGAFGDLDIVHMHDWHSAALLFIKTYHPQYQDLKKMRYVYTIHNLAIQGIRPFYNNYASVNHWFPEIQLDYKALMDPRYQDCINLMAVGIRFADAVHTVSPSYKEDVLLPSRRPEFIGGESLEDDLIKANNEGRLFGILNASNYGNIREAEKGLLYRNTVKAIFRWLQENSKKYKADFLAHTGEKIMQFVGNRPKFIVSSVARLTEQKFYFLKRSPEAFEKMLARLNEIDGIYILLGTGDPDYEEFFRHMSYHHKNFVFTNGQSEDLIDSMYLETDLYFMPSLFEPCGISQMLAMRNGNPCLVHHTGGLKDTVDHLKTGFVFGGDTYDEQISNMVKSFDEALTLWENNKPAWKKIKANAKKARFTWEKSLDAYYESLYLL, encoded by the coding sequence ATGAATAATTTTCTTTTTGTTTCCGCAGAGAATGATGCCATTCCTGATTGTAAAGCTGGTGGAATGGGTGACGTGGTTAGAGACGTGCCTAGAGAGATATCGAAACGAGGAGATAAAGTTCACGTAGTCGTACCTTCATATTCTAGACTGCATAAAAATGGAATCTTTAAAACTAAACTTGAATTTAGTCTTAGGGGTATGCCATATACAGCAGAATTGTATGAGGTTATTCCTAAGAGAGTAGATAAAAATATCACTCATTATGTTATTCATCACCCTGAAATATCTGAAGGTGGTATAGCTCATATATATCATGATGATCCTACCGAACCTTTCTTTAATGATTTTATAAAGTTCATAATTTTTTGCACAGCTACTGCAGAAGCAATTAAAATTGGAGCTTTTGGTGATTTAGATATCGTTCATATGCATGACTGGCATTCTGCAGCGCTCTTATTTATAAAAACATATCACCCGCAATATCAAGATTTGAAAAAGATGCGATATGTGTATACGATTCATAATCTAGCTATACAGGGTATTCGTCCTTTTTATAACAACTATGCTTCAGTCAATCATTGGTTTCCAGAAATTCAATTGGATTATAAAGCTCTGATGGATCCGAGATATCAAGATTGTATAAACTTAATGGCAGTCGGTATTCGTTTTGCAGATGCAGTTCATACAGTTTCTCCATCTTACAAAGAAGATGTGCTGTTGCCTAGTAGAAGACCTGAGTTTATAGGAGGTGAAAGTTTAGAAGATGATTTAATTAAAGCGAATAATGAAGGTAGACTTTTCGGTATCTTAAATGCCAGTAACTATGGTAATATACGAGAAGCTGAAAAAGGATTGTTATATAGAAATACGGTAAAAGCTATTTTTAGATGGCTTCAAGAAAATTCAAAGAAGTATAAGGCAGATTTTCTTGCCCATACTGGCGAGAAGATTATGCAGTTTGTTGGTAATAGACCAAAATTTATTGTGTCTAGTGTTGCAAGATTAACTGAGCAGAAGTTCTATTTCTTAAAACGATCTCCTGAAGCATTTGAAAAAATGCTTGCGAGGTTAAATGAAATTGACGGTATATATATATTATTAGGTACTGGAGACCCAGATTATGAAGAGTTCTTTCGTCATATGAGCTATCATCATAAAAATTTTGTATTTACTAATGGGCAATCAGAAGATTTGATTGATTCAATGTACCTAGAAACAGATTTGTACTTTATGCCTAGCTTATTTGAGCCATGTGGCATTAGTCAAATGTTGGCGATGAGAAATGGTAACCCTTGTTTGGTGCATCATACTGGCGGACTAAAAGATACTGTAGATCACTTAAAAACAGGATTTGTTTTTGGTGGCGATACCTACGACGAGCAAATTAGTAATATGGTAAAAAGTTTTGATGAGGCATTGACCTTGTGGGAGAACAATAAGCCTGCTTGGAAAAAGATAAAAGCGAATGCAAAAAAGGCGCGTTTTACTTGGGAAAAATCTTTAGATGCATATTACGAGTCACTATATCTGTTGTAA